Proteins encoded within one genomic window of Nonomuraea gerenzanensis:
- a CDS encoding IclR family transcriptional regulator: protein MSEQSSADKLVGSDRVLAVLAELARHPDGIGLEEMARAVASPKPTVHRALAALRRAGLATQHGHGRYVLGDEFLRMAFAHHEARPDHVRVMPVLKALCERYGETAHYAVLDGPSVVYRSKLDPAAGAVRLTSVVGGRNPAHCTAVGKVLLAGVLRTREAVRDWVGGRTLERPTERSIGTVEELHEELVRIREQGYAADDQENEPGVNCVAVAAYLTSPTVPSGAISVSGLTYRTPLSKLVGDLPAIRAIASGEELP from the coding sequence ATGTCCGAGCAGAGTTCCGCGGACAAGCTCGTCGGCTCCGACCGGGTGCTTGCGGTGCTGGCCGAGCTGGCGCGCCATCCCGACGGCATCGGGCTGGAGGAGATGGCGCGGGCGGTGGCCAGCCCGAAGCCGACCGTGCACCGCGCGCTGGCCGCGTTACGGCGCGCCGGCCTCGCCACCCAGCACGGGCACGGCCGGTACGTCCTGGGCGACGAGTTCCTGCGCATGGCCTTCGCCCATCACGAGGCGCGGCCCGATCACGTCCGCGTCATGCCGGTGCTCAAGGCACTGTGCGAACGCTACGGCGAGACGGCGCACTACGCCGTGCTCGACGGGCCCTCGGTCGTCTACCGGTCCAAGCTCGACCCGGCCGCCGGGGCGGTGCGGCTCACCTCGGTGGTGGGCGGCCGCAATCCCGCCCACTGCACGGCGGTCGGGAAGGTGCTGCTCGCCGGCGTGCTCAGGACGCGGGAGGCGGTGCGCGACTGGGTGGGCGGGCGCACGCTCGAACGGCCGACCGAGCGCTCGATCGGCACGGTGGAGGAGCTGCACGAGGAGCTGGTGCGCATCCGCGAGCAGGGCTACGCCGCCGACGACCAGGAGAACGAGCCCGGCGTCAACTGCGTGGCCGTCGCGGCGTACCTGACCTCGCCGACCGTGCCCAGCGGCGCGATCAGCGTCAGCGGCCTGACCTACCGCACCCCGTTGAGCAAGCTCGTCGGCGACCTGCCCGCCATCCGCGCCATCGCCTCAGGAGAGGAACTTCCTTGA
- a CDS encoding SpoIIE family protein phosphatase, with translation MTMPDLEHALDALAGRVSSLREARAAYPADLAPTLDAALAELDTAAELLAEAREELRKAPKRAGRKDGGQRELKLLRQVLRAFPVPVIVLDGGGVVRRINPETSRVLGSPDGYLVGRSFPLLVDVSRRAAFRSHLTSVLQTGQPAAFETRLAHQGRTHTVQLALTRLTMPGEPQQMVAAVALPTEVQLPEPGARRPEQSDGALLLAAARRQDLLTRVSRLLLDEEALLRPVALQRASRLLAAEWADWVIADMVRDGAPRRSVVMAPKNHPLGGLVRQVESADPATSQLVLQVLERGSGVVLEMVDDDTLLGFCADGPLLTVMGAGSVLCVPIGRGDGALTLVRSHDTPPFALADLAVLQEVGLQMGLAVRSQSSFQSRSRAADALSASVAPRNLPDVPGYEAAAVYHPGSSVGAEFYDVFPVSGGWGFALGGAAGKGEEAASVSAMVRGGLRVLSVWDSDPDLVMRKVNQALVAQGTGMFVMAVAGFVQGRRIHMSSAGHHPAVLLQPDGGVRFAEGGGVPLGISPEAETGVETLTIAPGETLVLYSEGLISSRNEHGEPYGEERLADVLSRCAGQAPSTVVKAVEADRHAFSGGQVWDEIVVFALRGV, from the coding sequence ATGACCATGCCGGACCTCGAACACGCGCTTGACGCGCTGGCCGGGCGCGTCTCCTCGTTGCGCGAGGCGAGGGCCGCCTACCCCGCCGACCTGGCCCCCACGCTCGACGCCGCGCTCGCCGAGCTCGACACCGCCGCCGAACTGCTGGCCGAGGCCCGCGAGGAGCTGCGCAAGGCTCCCAAGCGGGCCGGTCGCAAGGACGGCGGCCAACGCGAGCTGAAGCTGCTGCGCCAGGTGCTGCGCGCCTTCCCCGTGCCCGTCATCGTGCTCGACGGCGGCGGGGTGGTCCGGCGGATCAACCCCGAGACCTCCCGCGTGCTGGGCAGCCCCGACGGCTACCTCGTGGGACGGTCGTTCCCGCTGCTGGTGGACGTGTCGCGGCGGGCCGCGTTCCGCTCCCACCTGACGTCGGTGCTGCAGACCGGGCAGCCGGCGGCGTTCGAGACGCGGCTGGCGCACCAGGGGCGCACGCACACCGTCCAGCTCGCGCTGACCAGGCTGACGATGCCGGGCGAGCCGCAGCAGATGGTCGCGGCGGTGGCGCTGCCGACCGAGGTGCAGCTGCCCGAGCCGGGCGCGCGCCGGCCCGAGCAGAGCGACGGCGCGCTGCTGCTGGCCGCGGCCAGGCGCCAGGACCTGCTGACCCGGGTCAGCAGGCTGCTGCTGGACGAGGAGGCGCTGCTGCGCCCCGTCGCTCTGCAGCGGGCGTCGCGGCTGCTGGCGGCCGAGTGGGCCGACTGGGTGATCGCCGACATGGTGCGTGACGGGGCGCCGCGCCGCTCGGTCGTCATGGCGCCGAAGAACCACCCGCTGGGCGGCCTCGTCCGGCAGGTCGAGTCCGCCGATCCGGCGACGAGCCAGCTCGTGCTGCAGGTGCTGGAGCGCGGCTCCGGCGTGGTGCTGGAGATGGTGGACGACGACACGCTGCTCGGCTTCTGCGCCGACGGGCCGCTGCTGACCGTGATGGGCGCCGGCTCGGTGCTGTGCGTGCCGATCGGCCGCGGCGACGGGGCGCTGACGCTGGTGCGCTCGCACGACACGCCGCCGTTCGCGCTGGCGGACCTGGCCGTCCTGCAGGAGGTGGGGCTGCAGATGGGGCTGGCCGTACGGTCCCAGAGCAGCTTCCAGAGCCGCTCCAGGGCCGCCGACGCCCTGTCGGCCAGCGTCGCCCCGCGCAACCTGCCCGACGTGCCCGGCTACGAGGCCGCGGCCGTCTACCACCCGGGCTCGTCGGTGGGCGCCGAGTTCTACGACGTCTTCCCCGTCTCGGGCGGCTGGGGCTTCGCGCTGGGCGGGGCCGCGGGCAAGGGCGAGGAGGCGGCCTCGGTCAGCGCCATGGTGCGCGGCGGGCTGCGCGTGCTCAGCGTCTGGGACTCCGACCCCGACCTGGTGATGCGCAAGGTCAACCAGGCCCTGGTGGCGCAGGGCACGGGCATGTTCGTGATGGCCGTGGCGGGGTTCGTGCAGGGGCGGCGGATCCACATGTCGTCGGCCGGGCACCATCCGGCCGTGCTGCTGCAGCCCGACGGCGGGGTGCGCTTCGCCGAGGGCGGCGGCGTGCCGCTGGGCATCTCACCCGAGGCCGAGACCGGGGTCGAGACGCTGACCATCGCTCCCGGCGAGACGCTGGTGCTCTACTCGGAGGGGCTGATCTCCTCCAGGAACGAGCACGGCGAGCCGTACGGGGAGGAGCGGCTGGCCGACGTGCTCAGCCGGTGCGCCGGTCAGGCGCCGTCCACCGTGGTCAAGGCGGTGGAGGCGGACCGGCACGCGTTCTCCGGCGGCCAGGTGTGGGACGAGATCGTGGTCTTCGCGCTCCGAGGTGTCTGA
- a CDS encoding glycoside hydrolase family 16 protein: MPQRSRILAAVALAGVAALPQPAHAQTATPWGRPVLVENFNGSAIDTNRWMIYHSPQAARNPRTGKAATVSGGVLRLKGGLYGGKDLSGGVATRLAQQYGRWEVRFRAEAGAGYTPVALLWPTSQDDGYSEVNFAEIVDPKRQGGGIFVHSEQGRARKVLRGDFTRWHTAAVDWVPGRLTFWLDGRKVWDYRGAHVPEGRRMGLALQNDVVCEPRCRDSSTPETVSMYVDWVKVYKAR; this comes from the coding sequence ATGCCTCAACGCAGCCGGATCCTGGCGGCGGTCGCCCTGGCGGGCGTCGCCGCCCTCCCGCAGCCCGCGCACGCGCAGACCGCCACGCCGTGGGGCCGCCCCGTCCTCGTCGAGAACTTCAACGGCTCCGCCATCGACACGAACCGCTGGATGATCTACCACTCGCCCCAGGCCGCCCGTAACCCGCGCACGGGCAAGGCGGCCACGGTCTCGGGCGGCGTGCTGCGGCTCAAGGGCGGCCTGTACGGCGGCAAGGACCTGTCGGGCGGCGTGGCGACGCGGCTCGCCCAGCAGTACGGCCGGTGGGAGGTCAGGTTCAGGGCGGAGGCCGGCGCCGGCTACACGCCGGTGGCGCTGCTGTGGCCGACCTCGCAGGACGACGGCTACTCCGAGGTCAACTTCGCCGAGATCGTCGACCCGAAGCGGCAGGGCGGCGGCATCTTCGTCCACAGCGAGCAGGGGCGGGCCAGGAAGGTGCTGCGGGGTGACTTCACGCGGTGGCACACGGCGGCGGTGGACTGGGTGCCGGGGCGGCTGACGTTCTGGCTGGACGGGCGGAAGGTCTGGGACTATCGGGGGGCGCACGTGCCCGAGGGGCGGCGGATGGGGCTGGCGTTGCAGAACGACGTGGTGTGCGAGCCTCGGTGCCGCGACTCCTCCACGCCTGAGACCGTGTCGATGTATGTGGACTGGGTGAAGGTCTACAAGGCGCGTTAG
- a CDS encoding DUF6966 domain-containing protein — protein MEEDRVREALGALIELLEGLGEPHASSAAGLGRLDLMVEEARDRDSADLLQQAVRTIIRLYGGMGSFADVVLMESGEVLPEQEEFYELRRRLFQAARDELR, from the coding sequence ATGGAGGAAGACCGCGTGCGCGAGGCGCTCGGCGCGCTGATCGAGCTGCTGGAAGGTCTCGGCGAGCCGCACGCCTCCTCCGCCGCAGGGCTCGGACGCCTGGACCTGATGGTCGAGGAGGCCCGCGACCGCGACTCTGCCGACCTGCTCCAGCAGGCCGTCCGCACCATCATCCGCCTGTACGGCGGCATGGGCAGCTTCGCCGACGTGGTGCTGATGGAGTCGGGCGAGGTGCTGCCGGAGCAGGAAGAGTTCTACGAGCTGCGCAGGCGGCTGTTCCAAGCGGCCCGGGACGAGCTGCGCTAA
- a CDS encoding TetR/AcrR family transcriptional regulator — protein MNRTGRRPGASTTREEILTAAAEAFSTGGYEATSMRQVAAVAGVDPALVRRFFGGKEQLFAAAVSEVFQPEHAVAMLLDGPRGRLGERLVTYVLGLLGEVERPGPLLGLMRSAATSEPAAALIRTFLAEEMLGRVTSKLGVDHPDLRAALAAGQLVGLVISRYAVRLDALVAAGPAELTGWVAPVLQRYLTGRAPVVGDGEEVNA, from the coding sequence ATGAACAGGACAGGACGGCGGCCCGGCGCCTCGACCACCCGGGAGGAGATCCTCACGGCGGCGGCCGAGGCGTTCAGCACCGGCGGCTACGAGGCCACCAGCATGCGCCAGGTCGCCGCCGTGGCAGGGGTGGACCCGGCTCTGGTGCGGCGCTTCTTCGGCGGCAAGGAGCAGCTGTTCGCCGCGGCCGTGAGCGAGGTCTTCCAGCCGGAGCACGCCGTGGCCATGCTGCTGGACGGCCCACGGGGCAGGCTGGGCGAGCGGCTGGTCACGTACGTCCTGGGCCTGCTGGGCGAGGTGGAGCGGCCGGGCCCGCTGCTCGGGCTGATGCGCTCGGCGGCCACCAGCGAGCCCGCCGCCGCCCTCATCAGGACCTTCCTGGCCGAGGAGATGCTCGGCAGGGTCACCAGCAAGCTCGGCGTGGACCATCCCGACCTGCGCGCCGCCCTGGCCGCCGGGCAACTCGTCGGGCTGGTCATCAGCCGCTACGCCGTCCGCCTGGACGCCCTGGTCGCCGCCGGCCCGGCCGAGCTGACGGGCTGGGTGGCGCCCGTCCTGCAGCGCTATCTCACCGGCCGGGCTCCCGTCGTGGGAGACGGTGAAGAGGTGAACGCATGA
- a CDS encoding nuclear transport factor 2 family protein: MSVNAIRRVFEVVDSFDAEAFARLLAEDATLVFANAEPLVGRAAIAAGIGEFFGTIGGLRHRVIRTWEAGDDSIAETEVTYRRLDGKDVTVPAVSIWRTRSDGLITDYRIYIDLAPVYAT; encoded by the coding sequence ATGTCCGTCAACGCGATACGGCGCGTCTTCGAGGTGGTGGACTCCTTCGACGCCGAGGCGTTCGCCCGGCTGCTGGCCGAGGACGCCACGCTGGTGTTCGCGAACGCCGAGCCGCTGGTCGGCCGCGCGGCCATCGCCGCCGGGATCGGGGAGTTCTTCGGCACGATCGGCGGCCTGCGGCACCGCGTCATCAGGACGTGGGAGGCCGGCGACGACAGCATCGCCGAGACCGAGGTGACCTACCGGCGGCTCGACGGCAAGGACGTCACCGTCCCCGCCGTGTCGATCTGGCGCACCCGCTCCGACGGCCTCATCACGGACTACCGCATCTACATCGACCTCGCCCCCGTCTACGCCACCTGA
- a CDS encoding helix-turn-helix domain-containing protein — protein MGRKPTIDREELARRVAEGMSVQELAAHFGVSESGVLQAKRAAGLAKPMLDHSAALPWKLARAHAQSGPATNLRNLSAAAQGKPPAAERLNTALRWAQRLVDAGLDVRYDAAEGFTEVPAAPQGSHVASVLAAARKALDAR, from the coding sequence GTGGGGCGTAAGCCGACCATTGATCGCGAGGAGCTGGCGCGGCGGGTGGCCGAGGGGATGAGCGTGCAGGAGCTGGCCGCTCACTTCGGCGTCAGCGAGTCGGGGGTGCTGCAGGCCAAGCGGGCCGCCGGGCTGGCCAAGCCGATGCTGGACCACAGCGCCGCGCTGCCGTGGAAGCTGGCCCGCGCGCACGCGCAGTCCGGCCCCGCCACGAACCTGCGGAATCTGTCGGCGGCGGCCCAGGGCAAGCCGCCGGCGGCGGAGCGGCTGAACACGGCGCTGCGGTGGGCGCAGCGGCTCGTCGATGCCGGGCTCGACGTGCGGTACGACGCCGCGGAGGGGTTCACCGAGGTGCCCGCAGCCCCGCAGGGCTCGCACGTCGCATCCGTGCTGGCCGCGGCCAGGAAAGCGCTCGACGCCCGCTGA
- a CDS encoding GAF and ANTAR domain-containing protein has translation MESTAMITPGLARDLAALGRLGEDTSTESVLRGLTTALAAGVPNCSGASAEHWRDHRVLVSGSHSELIMLVEGERELGEGPSIEARQSGGRATVTDVLKETRWPRYDALATRWGVRSALVVPIEVPPALLVVGLYSVRPGAFSPQGAGSLADMLTEQVGVAMANMWEFEEVRTDHAQLQEALAGRSVIDQAKGIIMQTSGCTAEAAFEELRRISQHHQVKVADLARLLVDEHQRKSSRR, from the coding sequence ATGGAATCGACCGCGATGATCACCCCCGGACTAGCCAGAGACCTCGCCGCACTGGGCCGGCTGGGGGAGGACACCTCGACGGAAAGCGTATTGCGCGGGCTGACCACAGCGCTGGCCGCGGGCGTGCCCAACTGCTCGGGCGCCTCCGCCGAGCACTGGCGCGACCACCGGGTGCTCGTCTCCGGCTCCCACAGCGAGCTGATCATGCTCGTCGAAGGCGAGCGCGAGCTGGGGGAGGGCCCCTCCATCGAGGCCAGGCAGAGCGGTGGCCGCGCCACGGTCACGGACGTGCTCAAGGAGACCCGCTGGCCCCGCTACGACGCGCTGGCCACCCGCTGGGGCGTGCGCTCGGCGCTCGTGGTGCCCATCGAGGTGCCGCCCGCCCTGCTCGTCGTCGGCCTCTACTCCGTACGCCCCGGGGCGTTCTCCCCGCAGGGCGCCGGTTCGCTCGCCGACATGCTGACCGAGCAGGTCGGCGTGGCGATGGCGAACATGTGGGAGTTCGAGGAGGTGCGCACCGACCACGCGCAGCTCCAGGAGGCCCTGGCCGGCCGCTCGGTGATCGACCAGGCCAAGGGCATCATCATGCAGACCAGCGGGTGCACCGCCGAGGCCGCCTTCGAGGAGCTGCGCAGGATCTCCCAGCACCACCAGGTCAAGGTGGCCGACCTGGCCAGGCTGCTGGTCGACGAGCACCAGCGCAAGTCGTCGAGGCGCTAA
- a CDS encoding ATP-binding protein has product MNEDVEPQSGYTSPPPGAPVKTLLFRLPDLPEVRQFAEDEARAVGMPEEAIGDFVIAVNEVATNAVTHGADDARMRTWVISGDLIVEVHDEGAWKPGPMPGAVGGMGLWVARLLSSDLTLRVGSGGSTVIMRFPGKS; this is encoded by the coding sequence GTGAACGAGGACGTCGAGCCTCAGTCGGGCTACACGAGCCCGCCACCCGGCGCGCCCGTGAAGACACTGCTGTTCCGCCTGCCGGACCTGCCAGAGGTCCGGCAGTTCGCCGAGGACGAGGCCAGGGCCGTCGGCATGCCGGAAGAGGCCATCGGCGACTTCGTCATCGCCGTCAACGAGGTGGCGACCAACGCCGTCACCCACGGGGCCGACGACGCCCGCATGCGTACCTGGGTGATCAGCGGGGATCTGATCGTCGAGGTGCACGACGAGGGCGCCTGGAAGCCCGGTCCCATGCCGGGGGCCGTCGGCGGCATGGGGCTGTGGGTGGCCCGGCTGCTCTCGTCCGACCTGACCCTGCGCGTCGGCAGCGGCGGCAGCACGGTGATCATGAGATTCCCCGGGAAGAGCTGA
- a CDS encoding zinc-dependent alcohol dehydrogenase family protein — protein MARTVLFSELGGPGVMRVQDVEERDPGPGEVRIRVEAFGLNRSEALFRSGLYIEPVKRFPATLGTEAAGVVEAVGAGVTGLRPGEPVSTVQTFSMNDYGVYGERMIVPASAVLPRPEGLGAVEGAAVWMAYVTAYGALMEAGGMRPGDTVVLNAASSSVGLAALRVADRLGATPIALTRTAAKKEALLKEGAAEVIVTEEEDVAERVLALTGGRGAEIVLDAVAGPGVRDLARVVADDGRLLVYGALSGEPTPYPGIELGMPALAMRTYTMLETTTRPERLRRAAAFVASGLRSGAFRAVVDRAFELAEIVEAHRYLESNAQVGKIVVTV, from the coding sequence ATGGCCAGGACGGTGTTGTTCAGCGAGCTCGGCGGGCCCGGGGTGATGCGGGTGCAGGACGTGGAGGAGCGTGACCCGGGGCCCGGCGAGGTGCGGATCAGGGTGGAGGCGTTCGGGCTGAACCGGTCGGAGGCGCTGTTCCGCTCCGGCCTTTACATCGAGCCCGTCAAGAGGTTCCCCGCCACGCTGGGCACGGAGGCCGCGGGCGTCGTGGAGGCGGTCGGGGCAGGGGTGACGGGGTTGCGGCCGGGGGAGCCGGTCAGCACGGTGCAGACGTTCTCGATGAACGACTACGGGGTGTACGGCGAGCGGATGATCGTGCCCGCTTCGGCGGTGCTGCCCCGGCCGGAGGGGCTCGGCGCGGTCGAGGGAGCCGCCGTGTGGATGGCGTACGTGACGGCCTACGGCGCGCTGATGGAGGCCGGTGGGATGCGTCCCGGTGACACGGTCGTGCTGAACGCGGCCTCGAGCAGCGTGGGGCTGGCCGCCCTGCGTGTCGCCGACCGGCTCGGTGCCACGCCGATCGCCCTGACCCGCACCGCCGCCAAGAAGGAGGCGCTGCTGAAGGAGGGCGCGGCGGAGGTGATCGTCACCGAGGAGGAGGACGTGGCCGAGCGGGTGCTGGCGCTGACCGGGGGGCGCGGGGCCGAGATCGTGCTCGACGCCGTCGCCGGCCCGGGGGTGCGGGATCTGGCCAGGGTGGTCGCGGACGACGGCAGGCTGCTGGTGTACGGGGCGCTGAGCGGGGAGCCGACGCCCTATCCCGGGATCGAGCTGGGCATGCCCGCGCTGGCCATGCGGACGTACACGATGCTGGAGACCACGACCAGGCCCGAGCGGCTGCGCAGGGCGGCGGCGTTCGTGGCGTCCGGGCTGCGGTCGGGGGCCTTCAGGGCGGTCGTGGACCGCGCGTTCGAGCTGGCGGAGATCGTCGAGGCGCACCGGTACCTGGAGTCGAACGCGCAGGTGGGCAAGATCGTGGTCACCGTCTAG
- a CDS encoding STAS domain-containing protein, whose protein sequence is MPENGEEPVAALSLTSSTVDEITVVRVDGVLDATTRAQFADYLAMAGSDLILNLAGVTFMDSRALGLIVHHWQTSLAANAKFALIGVEYSKSKVMWITGLAQRLPLYDTLEDALAALSNPADPR, encoded by the coding sequence ATGCCGGAGAACGGCGAGGAGCCAGTGGCGGCCCTCAGCCTGACGTCGTCGACCGTGGACGAGATCACCGTGGTCAGGGTCGACGGCGTCCTAGACGCCACGACACGGGCCCAGTTCGCCGACTATCTCGCGATGGCGGGCTCGGACCTGATTCTGAACCTGGCCGGGGTGACGTTCATGGATTCGCGCGCCCTCGGCCTGATCGTGCACCACTGGCAGACGAGCCTGGCGGCCAACGCCAAGTTCGCGCTGATAGGAGTCGAATACTCCAAGTCGAAGGTGATGTGGATCACCGGCCTGGCCCAGCGCCTGCCGCTCTACGACACATTGGAGGACGCACTGGCCGCGCTCAGCAATCCCGCCGACCCCCGTTAG
- a CDS encoding GNAT family N-acetyltransferase, with the protein MTDLPDVPAGSWGDAPGVRAATLDDMPAVRRVARRFGLLSGWPPGAPDFLDAERTLGTLLVAPAHPADASESARGFGGTLRRGDLTHLGDLFVLPAHQSSGIGRTLLSRLLAGDGPKATFASSDPRAISLYIRHGLRPWCPLLYLTGPATTGLPAPPVRPTPPDAIAPLDSHVSGGDRHDTLTWYATLPGVQAYTTGEGYAFTRTTAGETLIGPAGGTTPQNCATAVLGALAATGTPGTAKLALPGLHPLVPTLIAAGWRIADLDTLMADDAALALIHPDRYAPHPDLG; encoded by the coding sequence ATGACCGACCTGCCGGACGTGCCCGCGGGATCATGGGGCGACGCGCCTGGCGTGCGCGCCGCCACGCTCGACGACATGCCCGCGGTGCGCCGCGTGGCCAGGCGCTTCGGCCTGCTGAGCGGCTGGCCGCCCGGCGCCCCCGACTTCCTCGACGCCGAGCGCACCCTCGGCACGCTGCTCGTCGCCCCCGCCCACCCCGCCGACGCGAGCGAATCGGCGCGCGGCTTCGGCGGGACGCTGCGCAGAGGCGACCTGACCCACCTGGGCGACCTGTTCGTCCTGCCCGCCCACCAGTCCTCAGGCATCGGCCGGACGCTGCTGTCGCGGTTGCTGGCCGGAGACGGCCCCAAGGCCACCTTCGCCTCTTCCGACCCCCGCGCGATCAGCCTGTACATCCGGCACGGACTGCGCCCCTGGTGCCCGCTGCTCTACCTGACAGGACCGGCGACGACGGGCCTGCCGGCCCCGCCCGTACGCCCGACGCCCCCCGACGCCATCGCGCCCCTCGACAGTCACGTCTCAGGCGGTGACCGTCACGACACCCTCACCTGGTACGCCACCCTGCCCGGCGTCCAGGCGTACACGACGGGCGAGGGCTACGCCTTCACCCGCACGACCGCCGGCGAAACGCTGATCGGCCCGGCAGGCGGCACCACGCCGCAGAACTGCGCGACCGCCGTCCTCGGCGCCCTGGCCGCCACCGGCACCCCGGGCACGGCCAAGCTCGCCCTGCCGGGCCTTCACCCTCTCGTGCCGACGCTGATCGCGGCCGGCTGGCGCATCGCGGACCTGGACACCCTCATGGCGGACGACGCCGCCCTCGCCCTGATCCACCCCGACCGTTACGCTCCTCACCCGGACCTCGGCTGA
- a CDS encoding glycosyltransferase: MNIAIVASANGNQRHRILSVARELGREHHVTIYSRRDNSDGKPKTRVAPGVTLEHIDVGPAKELVGDDVVPYLNEVGNQLMKRWSQERPDVIHAHSWTGGLVAVAGAKGLGVPVTQTFYTVDTTHMELERALGRRADAVIAGSGDEESALIRLGVPRNNIAVVPYGVDTERFQRRGAIATRGSRKRLLHVGPLSIDRGAHTIVRALQGLGDVELVIAGGPEPEDLDQDRDARRLRALAEQLGVADRVTLLGQVKRAAVPKLMRSADAVVSVPREAVTGIVALEAMACGVPVIASAVGAHLDSIIDGVTGLLVPPDRPARTARLARELLYDPTLRTALGYAGADRARSRYSWERVSQELVRVYEAACA; encoded by the coding sequence ATGAATATTGCGATCGTCGCTTCCGCAAACGGTAACCAGCGCCACCGCATCCTGTCCGTCGCACGCGAGCTGGGGCGCGAGCACCACGTCACCATCTACTCCCGCCGTGACAACTCCGATGGCAAGCCCAAGACGCGGGTGGCCCCGGGTGTCACTCTGGAGCACATCGACGTGGGGCCCGCCAAAGAGCTCGTGGGCGACGACGTGGTGCCGTACCTCAACGAGGTGGGCAACCAGTTGATGAAGCGGTGGAGCCAGGAGCGTCCCGACGTGATCCACGCGCACTCGTGGACCGGCGGGCTGGTCGCCGTGGCGGGCGCCAAGGGGCTGGGCGTTCCCGTCACGCAGACGTTCTACACGGTCGACACCACGCACATGGAGCTGGAGCGGGCGCTCGGCCGCCGGGCCGACGCGGTCATCGCGGGCTCGGGTGACGAGGAGTCGGCACTGATCAGGCTGGGCGTGCCGCGCAACAACATCGCCGTGGTGCCGTACGGCGTGGACACCGAGCGCTTCCAGCGCCGGGGGGCGATCGCCACGCGCGGCAGCCGCAAGCGCCTCCTGCACGTCGGGCCGCTGTCGATCGACCGCGGCGCGCACACCATCGTGCGGGCGCTGCAGGGCCTCGGGGACGTCGAGCTGGTCATCGCCGGCGGGCCCGAGCCGGAGGACCTCGACCAGGACAGGGACGCGCGCCGCCTGCGCGCGCTGGCGGAGCAGCTCGGCGTGGCCGACCGGGTGACGCTGCTCGGCCAGGTCAAGCGGGCCGCCGTGCCGAAGCTGATGCGCAGCGCGGACGCCGTGGTGTCGGTGCCGCGCGAGGCCGTGACGGGCATCGTGGCGCTGGAGGCGATGGCCTGCGGCGTGCCGGTGATCGCCTCGGCCGTGGGCGCGCACCTCGACTCCATCATCGACGGCGTCACCGGGCTGCTGGTGCCGCCGGACCGGCCCGCCCGCACCGCGCGGCTGGCCCGCGAGCTGCTCTACGACCCGACCCTGCGTACCGCGCTGGGCTACGCGGGCGCCGACCGGGCGCGCTCGCGCTATTCCTGGGAGCGGGTGAGCCAGGAGCTGGTCCGCGTCTACGAGGCGGCCTGCGCCTGA
- a CDS encoding SigB/SigF/SigG family RNA polymerase sigma factor — protein MAVQEYVLEEMTAEELLAEMAREETPDSHRERLRERIVEMHRPLAMEIARRYRYRGEPLEDLLQAAYVGLMKAVNGFDPTLGHAFRGYAVVTMTGEVKRHFRDRTWAIRVPRLYQERRSELNRLVADLSQDLGRSPTVAELAAKMNISEEDVLLTLDASAAYSTLSLDAPLGTDDDAASLGDVIPEDDDTLSNMVDREAVKPLIDALPSREKHILLLRFFGNMTQAEIAAEFGISQMHVSRILRKVLDQLRTELVG, from the coding sequence ATGGCTGTGCAGGAATACGTCCTCGAGGAGATGACCGCGGAAGAACTGCTGGCCGAGATGGCCAGGGAAGAGACGCCCGACAGCCACAGGGAACGCCTGCGTGAGCGCATCGTCGAGATGCACCGGCCGCTCGCCATGGAGATCGCCCGGCGCTACCGCTACCGGGGCGAACCTTTGGAAGATCTCCTCCAGGCCGCGTATGTTGGCCTGATGAAGGCCGTCAACGGCTTCGACCCCACCCTCGGGCACGCGTTCCGCGGGTATGCGGTCGTCACCATGACGGGTGAGGTCAAGCGCCACTTCCGCGACCGCACCTGGGCGATCCGGGTGCCCCGGCTCTACCAGGAGCGCCGCTCCGAGCTCAACCGGCTCGTGGCCGACCTCAGCCAGGACCTCGGCCGGTCGCCGACCGTGGCCGAGCTGGCCGCGAAGATGAACATCAGCGAGGAGGACGTTCTGCTCACGCTCGACGCCTCCGCCGCGTACAGCACACTGTCGCTCGACGCGCCGCTCGGCACCGACGACGACGCCGCCTCGCTCGGCGACGTCATCCCGGAGGACGACGACACGCTGAGCAACATGGTCGACAGGGAAGCCGTCAAACCGCTCATCGACGCGCTGCCCTCCCGTGAGAAGCACATCCTGTTGCTGCGCTTCTTCGGCAACATGACGCAGGCCGAGATCGCAGCCGAGTTCGGAATCTCCCAGATGCATGTTTCGCGTATTCTCCGCAAGGTTCTCGACCAGCTTCGCACCGAGCTGGTCGGCTGA